Within the Gammaproteobacteria bacterium genome, the region ATCCCCCGTGGCGCCGGCAAGCTCGCCGCGGTCGGCGACGTCAACTACGCTGGCCAGGAGCCGGGCGGCACGCGCGTCGCCAGCCTCGTCTTCAGTCTGGGCAATGTCTCGATCACCATCAGCAGCGTGGGCGACAAGACCGTGGATGTCAGTGCCATCGCGCAACGCCTCGACCATACCCTCGGCGAACCGCCCGCCAAAGAGGAGATCAAGGCCGGCAAGGCCGAACGCCTCACCACACCCGTACTCAAGGTGAAAAAGGGCCAGACGACCACGCTCATCGAGTGCCTGCCGGAACGCGAGTCCACCGGCTGGCACAAGCTCATCGTCCCCGACGGCGAACTCAAGCGCGAGGATGATGCCATCGTCTATGTCTCGCCCAGTGCGGGGGAGAAGAAGATTGAACGGTATCAGGTCGGGCAGTAGGCAGGAGTGAGGGCTGATCGTAAGTAGGAGTAAGGCTATGTTTGGTGCGTTACTGAAGATTATTCGCACATGGATAAGGTGTAATGTGATGGAGCGACAAGGGACAAGCTTGTGCGCTAAATCGTATCTGACCTCATTAATCGTTACGGCTCGTTGCTACTTACGCCAACCTGCTCCAGGTGGGGCCTTGAATCTGCCAGCCGGTCTTAAGCAGGTCCACGGGCAGGCCTATGAATGAGGAAGATCTCTACGATTTGTTGACTCGATGTAACCCTTCTCAGTTGGACTACATCACGGTCAAGTTGCAACTGAATGACGCGTTTTTGCCTGGATCCGGCGAGTCGGTGGCCACGCGGGCGAGCGCCATGCTAAAGTTGATCAAGCCGCGAGGTGTGAGAGGCTTCACCGCTTTGGAAAAAACCCTTACCGCGGCATTAGGCCTAAAACCGGCGCCGAAGACCAAACAGAAGCGCGACACGGACAAAGTCTCGAAGCCGGCCAAGTCGCACCTCCAGACCGTGTTGTCCGCCAAGCCGAACGCCGTTCCACCCTCGAGCGCCGAACGAACGATGGATCCGTGGTTAGTCCCCGGAGGGCACACGACCCAGCTCCGGACCATCCGGATCTTTCTGGCATCGTCAGAGGAGCTGCGCCAAGAACGTGACGAATTCGAGCTGTACTTCCGGCAGCAGAACGATCAGTTCCGCAAGAGAGGCTTCTATCTGGAAATCAATCGCTGGGAGAACTTTCTCGACGCGATGTCCGGAACGCGCTCGCAGGACGAGTACAACAAGGCAGTGCGCGACTGCGATGTGTTTGTCAGCCTATTTTTCACCAAAACCGGCAAGTTCACCGAGGAAGAGTTTGATACCGCGCACCGCCAGTTCAAGGAGACCGGTCGCCCGCTCATTTACACATTCTTCAAGAATGCAGAGATCAAAACCGGCAGCACGCGAGAGGAAGACATGCAATCGCTATGGGTATTCCAGAAAAAACTCGCGACCCTCGGGCATTTTTTTACCCGTTACGACAACGTCGAGCATCTGAAACGTCAGTTCCGCGATCAGCTCGACAAGTTGCTGGCGTAACACGAATGCCGGTCCGTGACATGGCAAGTCACATGAACAATCTGATCACGGGTCGCGCCCCGCCCGAGGCTCGCATAGGGGGCACCCTCACCAGGACGTCGGACGGCGATCCTCATTCGCAAGTAGGAGCATGACAGTGGCCGTGACATGGGAAGAGCTGTATGAGCGGTTGTGCGATTGTAACGAGGGCCAGCTCAGCTATATCGAACAGCACCTGCACTTGCCGGCTGAATTTATTAGCCAAAAAATGATCGCCACACGCGCCCATGAGGTGGTCAAGCTATTACAGCAGCGCAGAGACGAGAAGTTGATGAGCGCGCTCAAGCAACTGCTCGACAAAGTGCAAAGCGGCACGAAAGACTACCTCGGCGGCAGATTGGAGCATCTGAAGAAGTTCCTGATTACATCGACTCACACCGAGAACACATCACCGGAGTCGGTAGGAACCATCAAAGAGCTTCGAGAGAAGCTCAAGGAGGGGGCGACATTAGAGAAGCCGGTGCTCATAAAGGTGCGAGGAACGCTTTTTCCTGCGGCACTGCTCACGGAAGGATGGTGGGAGCGAAAGCAACAGGAAACGGCGTCGCTCAAGATCGAATGGAAAAATCCCCTCCAGGAATGGCTGTTCAGAGGTTTCGATCTCTGGGCACCATCCTGGGACATCTGCTGGGGCGCCGCGGACCCGAAACACGATGAGAAGCGCTACTACATTGCACAACTTACCGAAGGCGATGAAGCCGATTCATTGCCGGTAATCATCGGGACTGAAAAGGCGCAAAAACTGAGAGACGAATTTCAGGATAGCTGGGGCGGGTTCGAGGCCGTAATTGTTGGACGGCTGGGTCACCGATACCAATTCGATAAGAAGCTGCCGAAAAACGTTAAGCGAGATTCTCACGACTATTACATCTCAGTTGAGGACGCCAAACCGCAACACAAGATTTCGCGACCGAAAGGCGCGAAGACTGACCTATATTCCGGGTACCTATGGAAATTGCTTGCGCCCGAGGAGTGGCTCAAAGGCGAGGATATACTGGGTCTGAATGAAGTGTATTTCGTGTGGGAGCATACCAACTTTGTGGCGAAGGACGCAGTCGCTTACAACCTCGAGGGCCTGGAGCACAAGGAGCGTTTCATCGCTAAGCTGCACCCGAGCAGTAACCTGATCTTGCTGCAAAAATCGCATGGGATCGTTCCGGGCAAACCAAAGTGGTCAGTGGAAAAGTTCTACAATTTTTACTTGGGGCAAGGTAAAGAAATTTAGGCGAGAATATGGCCCCCTCCCGATGGGTGCGCGGCTCCTATCTAAAAGAGCTGCTCGTGCTTGGTATCCGCGAATATCGCCAGGCGCACTTCAAACCTTACCGGATCATCTATCGGGTGATTGGGCAATTAGCGCTTATCTACATGATTGCAGACGGCAGGCGCGATATGCAGGCGCTGTTATCGCGCAGAATGCTTGGCGTGTAGCGTATCGGCTTCCGGGAGTGAACGCGAAAACGGGGGCAAGGCTTTCGTAATTACGTTATTTGTCAAACACCATAGAAAACAGGGCCTCGATTTGTTGCCTGGTGGGATACCCAGCCTCGGCGGAATCGCAAACTTTGCGGCAGAACCATATTCTCAGCGTGCTGAATAACCGCCCAATCTGGGTGTGACACGGCATTTGAGCAAGGTATTCTTCAGATCCCATTGCTCGTTTGCATTTACAGTATCCATGAAACGCACTTCACCCGCAATTTGAATGGCGACCGGCACGCCGTCACGGTACAGCACGCGGTTGGCGGCGAGTGCGGGGATCTTGGGGCCGGGGGTGATGATGCCGGCGAGATTCAGCGGGTCGGCGCCGCACAGGGCGATGGTGGCGCCATCCTTGGCCTGGCGGCGGATGTCGCGCAGCGAACCCACCGCTTCGGGCAGTGCATATTGTTCGCCGGAGAATCCGGCCACGAAGCGTCCGCCGCGGATCTCGCCGCGCGCCTCCAGGCGCCGGTATACCCACAGCAGTTCACGCCAGGGTGGTAGCCAGCCAGCCTCGCGCTCGATCACGCGCCGGAACACGATACCGTAGCGGCGCAACAGGGTGTGTGCGATGAATTCGACGGTTTCGGGATCGTGCTGGCCGCCGCTCCATGGACGTGGTTGCGCCCCTGCCGGTTCGGGCACGCGTGCCGTGCCGTTGCGTTTGAGCAAGCCCCAGCGCCCGGCCTCAGCAAGACCAAAGGGAGTGCCGCGATGATGGCGTCTGCCTCCCGCGAGCGGGCGGCGGCGATCGGCGGGTGTGAGCAGGGCGCGCAGTCCGCTGAAGCTGTCGGCGCTCACCTGACCTGCCGCCACTAGTTCGCCAAGGGCTTCTTCCAGTTGCGATTGCAGCAGCCCCGCGTGGCCCGCAAGGTCATCGAAGAACGATGCGCCATGCGCGGTAAGATAATCCGCCACCTTGTGCGCCGATGCCGAGAGGTTGGTTGGTTTATCCGGTGACTCTGACGCCAGCGCATTCCAGACTGCAAGATTGTGGCGGCTGAGCAGGGCGATGGGTGTGGTGCGCACCGGCCCACTTCCTGCGGTTTTGTCTGTCATGGTGCGCGGCGGGGTGAGCCTTGCCCAGACGATACGGCCAGACAGGCATAAGCTGTCTATGAATGATGATTCATAGCTGTTTATGCGGGCTGGCAGGATGTCGCCTTCCCACGCTGCCGCTTGCGCCTCGAATCCTTCCAGTTGTTCGATGATGGCCGACAAGGCCTCGCCCCCTTCGCCGCGCAGTTCGGGAATGACGCGCTGCCAGTGGAACAGAAAGCGCATGAAATCCGCGCTGCTGACCGGCTCGATTTCCTGACGCAGACGCTTGAGGGTGTAGCGATGGATGCGCGCGAGCAGACGGCGTTCGCACCATTCAGTATCATTCGCAGTATCGCCTATTCTGGACGTGAAGCTTCCGCGTAATACAAAACCCTCGCCTTCGAGGGCCAGCAGTGCGGCTTCAATATCGCGGACAGGCAACCCCAGCGGCTGTGCGAGTTGGGCCACGGTGACCGGCCCAAGTCCTTCGAGCCGCCCGCGCACAATCTCAACCAGCGCGGATTCGCGGCTCCAGGTGTGCGTGAGGTATTCAGATGGCGGGGTGATCTCCAGTGTCAGGCGCGGTTCGTTATAGATGGCCTGGAACTGGGGCAGCCGCTCAACCGCGATCCACAGCGCGGGTTGATCCGGCGCTGTATGGACCACGGTGGCCCGCCCGGCTTTGGACAAGTCTGCGAGATACGGCCGCCAGTCCGCGCTGCCGCTCATGCCTTCTTGTGCGGTCACAAAGCCCAATGTCACCAGCGCGTCATGCAGTTCATCGGCGCTTGCCGCTTCTGGCCATACCTCATCGCGCACCCGCTGGATAGCCTCGGGGTCGAGACGGCCCAGATCGGAAGCGGTTTCGGGATCGAGCCAGCGGCGCGCCATGACGGCCTGAGTGCGCCGCTCTTCCAGAGGTGCATCGTCGAGATAGGCGTAAGGGCGTGCGGTGAGGATTTCCTGTGCCAGGGGTGAAGGCCCAGCGAGGTCACGCGCCACGGCGCGGATATCGCCGCGTTCCAGCGCGGCGAGCAGCCGCTCCAGCCCTTCAATGTCCATGGCCTCGTGCAGGCAGTCGTGGATGGTCTGACGCACCAGCGGGTGATCGGGGATCTCGCGGTCGCCGACGATGTTCTCCAAGCAGGCGCGCTGATCGGGGAACACCAGCGCGATCAGATCTTCGGCGATCATGCGCTGCAACTGCGGTGGTGTTTTCTTTCCGCCGCGAAAGCGCGGCAGGGCCAGGGCGATGGAGGCGTCCCAGCGCCAGCGCGTGGTGAACATCGGGGCATCGAGCAGCGCCTGCACCAGCAGCGGCCGCACTGTCTTGGCGTTCAGGTGTCGGGCCACCTCGTCGAGCGCAAAGCTGTGGGTGGCGGTCAGCGAAAGCACAATGGCGTCTTCGGTGGCGGCGGCCTGCAGTTCGAAATTGAAGGTACGGCAAAAGCGCTTGCGCAAAGCGAGCCCCCAGGCGCGATTGATGCGGCTGCCGAACGGCGAATGCACAATCAGCTGCATGCCGCCGGATTCATCGAAAAAGCGCTCCAGCACTACAGTATCCTGGCTCGGTAACACGCCCAGCGCCGCCTGGGCGGAGGCGAGGTATTCGACGAGTTGCGCGGCGGCCGCACCCGTAATCTCCACTTCTTGCGCCAGCCAGCGTAGGGCGTCATCCGTAGATATCGTGAGCCGCTGTGCCATCTCGTTGCGCAGGCGCGAAACGGCAAGCGACAGCTGATCGCTGCGGCTCGGCGCCTCGCCGATCCAGAACGGGATGGTGGGCGGCTGCCCGTGGGCATCCTCCACCCGCACTCGTCCGGCCTCGATGCGCAGGATGCGGTAGGAATGATTGCCGAGCTGGAAGATGTCGCCCGCCATGCTCTCCACGGCGAAGTCTTCATTGAGCGTGCCGATGAAATGACCCTCCGGCTCGAGGATCACCTGATAATCGGCGTTATCAGGAATCGTGCCGCCCGAGGTGAGGGCCGTCAGCCGTGCGCCGCGCCGGGCGCGCAGTTGCCGGTTTACACTGTCACGGTGCAGGTAGGCGGATCTGCGTCCGTGGCGGGTGCTGAATCCCTCCGCCAGCATGTGGATCAGGGCATCGAAGTCCGCGCGCGACAGATCGTGGTAGGGCCATGCGCGACGCAGGCATTCATAGAGTTCATCTTCCTGCCATTCGCGGCTGGCAACCTCGGCAACGATCTGCTGCGCCAGCACGTCGAGCGGTTTTTCCGGCATGATCAGACTGTCCAGTTCGCCGCGCCGTACCGAATCGAGCAGTGCCGCGCACTCCACTAGATCATCGCGGCTCAGCGGAAACAGCCTGCCCTTGGGGATGGCGTCCAGACTGTGGCCGGAGCGTCCCACGCGCTGTAAAAAGGCCGCGATGGAGCGTGGCGAGGCGAGCTGGCAGACCAGGTCCACATCGCCGATGTCGATTCCCAGCTCCAGCGATGCGGTGGCCACCAGCACGCGCAACGCCCCCTGCTTGAGGCGCTGTTCGGCGTCCAGGCGTTGCTCACGCGACAGGCTGCCGTGGTGAGAGGCGACATGCTCCTCGCCCAACCGTTCGGACAGATGCCGGGTGACGCGTTCCGCCATGCGCCGGGTATTAACAAAAATCAGCGTGGTACGGTGCGCCTGGCTCAACGCGGCGAGCCGGTCATAGACTTGCTGCCACACCTCGCCGGACATCACCGCCTCCAGCGGAGATCCCGGCACTTCCAGTGCAAGATCGCGCTGCCGGATATGGCCGGAATCGATGATCGCGCAGTCGGGCGCGTCATCGGCCGCAATACCGCTTGCGCCGGTCAGAAAACGCGCCACTTCCTCGATGGGCCGCTGAGTCGCGGATAATCCAATGCGGGTGAGCCGCCTGGCCGTAAGCGCCTCGAGACGCTCCAGCGACAGGGCGAGGTGCGCGCCACGTTTATTGGCCGCCAGGGCGTGGATCTCGTCCACGATCACAGTGTGCACGCTCTTCAGCATGTCGCGCCCACTCTCGCTGGTGAGCAGGACATACAGCGATTCCGGCGTGGTCACCGCGATATGCGGCGGACGGCGCCGCATCGCCAGGCGTTCGCTCGTCGGGGTGTCACCGGTGCGCACCAGCGTGCGGATCTCAACGTCCGGCAAGCCAAGGGCTTCGAGTTCGGCGCGGATGCCGCTGAGCGGGATCTCCAAATTCTTGTGGATGTCGTTGCTGAGCGCCTTGAGCGGCGAAACATACACCACCTGCGTCTGGTCCGTGAGCTGCCCCGCCAGACCTTGTCGCAATAGCGCATCAATCGCGGCGAGAAACGCCGCCAGCGTCTTGCCCGAACCGGTGGGTGCCGCAATCAGGGTATGCCGCCCCGCCAGGATCTCCGGCCAGGCCTGCACCTGTGGCGCAGTGGGGGCGGGGAAGGTCTTGCGGAACCAGTTTGCAACGGCGGGGTGGAAGCGGTTGAGGGTCATGAGATTATCTGGCAATTGCCATTTTGAATGCATGAGTGCTTTTTGCACAAAGCTAAGCCTTCAAATGGAGGTTTCTGCCCTATATTTATCTTTGAGTCTCTGGAGATTGCCCTGTGACCAAATTCAGCTCTGGACCTTTATTGAATTCGTCGATTAGCTTGGCTATTTCTTTGTTTTTTTCATGTAGGAGGCGATTAATGGCTATTTTTCTTTCTTGGTTACTTTTTGATTCATCGTCCAGCATTTTTTCCATATTCAATTTTAAATTAATGCGAAATTCCCATAGCTTATTGGCATAGGTTTTTGCAAAGGCGAATCTTTTAGAAGGTTGAACTGCCGAGTTTACTACCGAAAAAATGGCGACGGTGCCGCCTATCAAGAACGACAAAAGTTCAAGTGTATTATTAGGTATGATTTTTTGGCTGGGAAGTATTCCAAGCGTTGCCGAAAGGATAGGGATTAACCATTGAAGGCCCACGGACAAAGCCCAGTAGACTCTGCATTGTCTACGCGTTATTTTGATATGATATTCTATGCGGTCGAATATTTCTTTGTAGATGTCGTGCTCGGTGCATTTGAGGATTTCTTCATAGGAAGCTTCCATTGTATCATCTCCTGTAATGCGGTAGCGATGCTATATATTCACTCGCTTTTATGTGAAATCTTATCCATGGCGGAAGCTCATAGTTGAAAATAGAATTCCTCATTGTCGCCAAGGGATTCTTTCGGCTCAGATGTAAACCCACTCCATAGTCAGAATACATAAATTTAATAATATCATTTTGATCTATATCAAAATGTGCATATTTTTTAAGAAAATATAAAACACCATGAAAGGCCATATTTATTATGCCATGTCATTCTTTGTGCTTGTTATCCAAGCCAAACAGCCGCTCAAGCTGTTCCCTCGCAGCTTCTGCCTCCGAGCGTTGTCCAACCTTACTCATGGAGGGTTCTCCACTATCCAGCGAGGCCGATCCGAATATCGCTTCAAGCTGCGCCTTGGCAGTTGAGGCCTTCTCATCCGCGCGTGGGTTATATGCGCCGGACTGGGCCTGAAAATAGCCACAAAAATTTGCCCGCTCTTTGTCTTTCACGGCGTCTGCAACAGGTTCGCGGCAGCTGTTGCTTACACGCGGGTCGTAAAATGCGCAGAGACGACAGACGTGCAGATCGGCACGGCACGCCGGGCATTCCGCAAGGCGACTCAAGGGTATAGGTAGCTCCATAACCGAAGCGCCACATTTCCAGCAGACCCGTTCTTTTGTCACGTTCATATATCTGGGTAAAGGGTAATCTTTACTATGACTATGACGACTTAGTGCCTGACATTCAGCATAGGTTCAATTGGCGGCAATTGCAGATAGTATCCCTGCGCCTGCAATTGTTGGCGGACCTCTTCGGGATTCGCCTGTGCCAGGTTCCGCTCAGGTGTTAATTCAATATTCATCACAAGCTGTAGTTGCCCCAGCAATTTCAATAGTGTCTCTGGAACGCGGGAAAAGTCGTCTTCCCGTTCCATGTACAAATACGTGTCCATTTTTTTCAGCGACTTGTAGATGGCGCATTTCATAGGTGGCAGATCTCATTGAGGGTTGTGGAAAGAAGCTTGGCCGCTGCAAATGAGCGATGGGCAACGCCACATGATAGGTTTGGATCTCCTGAGTGTAAACTAAAACGTGGCCTGCATAAGCGGTTATTTTGTATTCATCACTTTGTTATTACAGGAAAAAAAGGATTAATCATGTTTCCAGCTCATCGCCCATCCATAGAGCGCAACGCACGCCAATGTGAGCAACATTATCCCGAAGATCAAATACAGGAGGGGCAAGAACAGCAGCGAGAATTTAACCAGCTTCATTGGGTAAGTGCGCCACTTGTCACGTTGCCCGATGGTTTATAATCGGGTCACGTATTGAGCGTACAGGTGAACACAAGCCATGAATGAACATGAACGCAAGAAGATGATTAAAGAGACGTTCAATACCGTTGCTGCGGGTTACGATAATCATGCGCTGCGCTATTTTTCGGAGAGCGCAAAGATTATGGCTGCATGTTTGAATCTCAAGGGCGACGAACATGTGCTTGATGTTGCTACAGGCACAGGATATGTCGCGCTTGCGGTTTGCCAAGAGGTGCCTCGTGGCCGAGTTACCGGCGTTGATTTTTCAACAGGCATGCTTGTTCAGGCCAGGGCCAAAGCAGCAGCTAATAATATCAGCAATGTCCATTTTCTTGAATGTGATATGCAGGTGCTGGAATTCCCTGATAATCACTTCGACACTGCTGTTTGTGGCTTTGGCATTTTCTTTGTTGAAAACATGGGGCAGCAGCTCAAGCATATCTCGGACAAGGTAAAACCTGGTGGTAAGGTCGCCATTTGCGGGTTTTGTGACAGTGCCTTTTTGCCGGTCATTGAAATCTTTTTTGATCGCATTCAGCAGTATGGTATTGAGAGGCCTCCGCTATCATGGAAACGCATCGGCACGGAAGAGAAGGTCACCTCACTTTATCAAAGCGCGGGGCTTCAAGATATTTGTGTTGACCGCAAAAACATCGGCTACTACCTGAAAAATGCGGATGAATGGTGGGATGTTATATGGTTTGCGGGTTTTCGTGGCCTGGTTAACCTGCTTTCTCCTTCCGACATGGAAAGATTCAAGAAAGAGCATTTGACAGAAGTCCAGGAGCTGGCGTCAGGCGAGGGGATTTGGTTGAATGTGGACGTGTTGTATACCGTTGGCGTCAAGCAATAGGGCTGGGGCGCGTGGATGGGGGACGTCACCCCAAGCTCGAGCGGCTGGATGCCGTACCCATCTTTTGGCCCTGATCTGGCGACGTAGATTTTTCGCAGCCGCTGCCCACCACGGAACCGCCATAGTAGGCCACCAGGCCAGGGGTCCAGTTTTTTCAACCCAGATTGTCCATTAGCCCCAAAACCGTTCGCCCTGAGCCTGTCGAAGGGCCGTTCATGGTTT harbors:
- a CDS encoding DEAD/DEAH box helicase — its product is MHSKWQLPDNLMTLNRFHPAVANWFRKTFPAPTAPQVQAWPEILAGRHTLIAAPTGSGKTLAAFLAAIDALLRQGLAGQLTDQTQVVYVSPLKALSNDIHKNLEIPLSGIRAELEALGLPDVEIRTLVRTGDTPTSERLAMRRRPPHIAVTTPESLYVLLTSESGRDMLKSVHTVIVDEIHALAANKRGAHLALSLERLEALTARRLTRIGLSATQRPIEEVARFLTGASGIAADDAPDCAIIDSGHIRQRDLALEVPGSPLEAVMSGEVWQQVYDRLAALSQAHRTTLIFVNTRRMAERVTRHLSERLGEEHVASHHGSLSREQRLDAEQRLKQGALRVLVATASLELGIDIGDVDLVCQLASPRSIAAFLQRVGRSGHSLDAIPKGRLFPLSRDDLVECAALLDSVRRGELDSLIMPEKPLDVLAQQIVAEVASREWQEDELYECLRRAWPYHDLSRADFDALIHMLAEGFSTRHGRRSAYLHRDSVNRQLRARRGARLTALTSGGTIPDNADYQVILEPEGHFIGTLNEDFAVESMAGDIFQLGNHSYRILRIEAGRVRVEDAHGQPPTIPFWIGEAPSRSDQLSLAVSRLRNEMAQRLTISTDDALRWLAQEVEITGAAAAQLVEYLASAQAALGVLPSQDTVVLERFFDESGGMQLIVHSPFGSRINRAWGLALRKRFCRTFNFELQAAATEDAIVLSLTATHSFALDEVARHLNAKTVRPLLVQALLDAPMFTTRWRWDASIALALPRFRGGKKTPPQLQRMIAEDLIALVFPDQRACLENIVGDREIPDHPLVRQTIHDCLHEAMDIEGLERLLAALERGDIRAVARDLAGPSPLAQEILTARPYAYLDDAPLEERRTQAVMARRWLDPETASDLGRLDPEAIQRVRDEVWPEAASADELHDALVTLGFVTAQEGMSGSADWRPYLADLSKAGRATVVHTAPDQPALWIAVERLPQFQAIYNEPRLTLEITPPSEYLTHTWSRESALVEIVRGRLEGLGPVTVAQLAQPLGLPVRDIEAALLALEGEGFVLRGSFTSRIGDTANDTEWCERRLLARIHRYTLKRLRQEIEPVSSADFMRFLFHWQRVIPELRGEGGEALSAIIEQLEGFEAQAAAWEGDILPARINSYESSFIDSLCLSGRIVWARLTPPRTMTDKTAGSGPVRTTPIALLSRHNLAVWNALASESPDKPTNLSASAHKVADYLTAHGASFFDDLAGHAGLLQSQLEEALGELVAAGQVSADSFSGLRALLTPADRRRPLAGGRRHHRGTPFGLAEAGRWGLLKRNGTARVPEPAGAQPRPWSGGQHDPETVEFIAHTLLRRYGIVFRRVIEREAGWLPPWRELLWVYRRLEARGEIRGGRFVAGFSGEQYALPEAVGSLRDIRRQAKDGATIALCGADPLNLAGIITPGPKIPALAANRVLYRDGVPVAIQIAGEVRFMDTVNANEQWDLKNTLLKCRVTPRLGGYSAR
- a CDS encoding YcgL domain-containing protein; amino-acid sequence: MKCAIYKSLKKMDTYLYMEREDDFSRVPETLLKLLGQLQLVMNIELTPERNLAQANPEEVRQQLQAQGYYLQLPPIEPMLNVRH
- a CDS encoding class I SAM-dependent methyltransferase produces the protein MNEHERKKMIKETFNTVAAGYDNHALRYFSESAKIMAACLNLKGDEHVLDVATGTGYVALAVCQEVPRGRVTGVDFSTGMLVQARAKAAANNISNVHFLECDMQVLEFPDNHFDTAVCGFGIFFVENMGQQLKHISDKVKPGGKVAICGFCDSAFLPVIEIFFDRIQQYGIERPPLSWKRIGTEEKVTSLYQSAGLQDICVDRKNIGYYLKNADEWWDVIWFAGFRGLVNLLSPSDMERFKKEHLTEVQELASGEGIWLNVDVLYTVGVKQ